AATCCCACAACACCCGCATTTTCGCCAAAATGAACATCTCGTCCAGAACGGAGCTCCTGTCGGCTTACGTCAAGAATCTTCGCGGCGAGAAGTGATACCTGTCTGCGCATGGGCGGGAAAGCGAACGTCGATGAGACATCCCTCTCCGGGAGCGGATTTCACGCGCATCGACCCCTGCAGAAGGCGGACTCTTTCGTGCATGTTGGCCAGGCCCCTGTGTCCCGACGTGCGCAGGTGTTCGTAGTCCGAGTCCGAATCGGCCAGCAGGACTTCCCGGGCAAAACCTCTCCCGTCGTCCTGAATGACGAAATGAAACTCTCCTGCTTTTTCCCCCGATTCCTGCCCGATTTCCCGTTCTTCCTCCTGTTCTTCCTTCTGAAGAGAGACCCGGATATGCCTGCTCTCTCCATGTCGGACGGAGTTCGACACCGCCTCCTGCAAAATTCGCACAAGCGCCAAAACATGTTCTTCCGGAAGATTTTCGCAGGCCGCATCGTCCAGCCTGTCGATGCCGAGGTCGATTTCGACGCCATAAACGGAGGTCAGGCGGTCCGCGTTTTCGTACATGGCGCTTTTCAGCCCCAGCTTCACCCAGGAGGGAGACAGCTCGTCACAGTAGCCGCGAATCTCGCCGGCCACCTCCTGAGAGACGCTTTCCGCCACGGCGAGCTGCTCCCGGGAAGCGGCGTCCTTTTCGGGATCCAGAGATTCCTGCGCGAGCTGAATCCGCTTGACCACCGCCACAGCTCCCTGAAGCGGCCCGTCATGAAGATCCCGGGCCAAACGCTTCCGGGCCGTCTCCTGAACCTGCACCAGGTCGCCGATGTAGCGAACCTTCAGGTCTTCTCTGGCGATAGCCCCCAGGGCCAGCTCCCGAATCGCCTGCACCAGCGCCCCGATCTCGAAGAGGCTCGCCCCGGAGGGAAGAAC
The sequence above is a segment of the Synergistaceae bacterium genome. Coding sequences within it:
- a CDS encoding histidine kinase produces the protein MKKSLLFALMLGVTLLSALNLFVTVYSYNKQEEAMNSMMRSYVMELAEGFITPSTSYSVYSERRGGTFGGRSLMHFRMLSTTPVTRDAEQGGVLILTEDKRVLTASPGAEKLLPLWEGNLAAKGPVEVRSSDGNSYYMAVRDLGEGLYALAAVSKSHLLEPVTGFWRFGMVATSAISGVLLLGMFFLWKYLVSPLRGIAEGIANMKWGKELPVLPSGASLFEIGALVQAIRELALGAIAREDLKVRYIGDLVQVQETARKRLARDLHDGPLQGAVAVVKRIQLAQESLDPEKDAASREQLAVAESVSQEVAGEIRGYCDELSPSWVKLGLKSAMYENADRLTSVYGVEIDLGIDRLDDAACENLPEEHVLALVRILQEAVSNSVRHGESRHIRVSLQKEEQEEEREIGQESGEKAGEFHFVIQDDGRGFAREVLLADSDSDYEHLRTSGHRGLANMHERVRLLQGSMRVKSAPGEGCLIDVRFPAHAQTGITSRREDS